One part of the Ignisphaera cupida genome encodes these proteins:
- a CDS encoding biotin transporter BioY produces MTICSKSIATQVLLLAFSTLIAVLTGILAQASFFLGPIPYTMQNVGIILGGLLLPPKHALFSQLLYIVLIALGLPMASGFKGGLHVLLGYTGGYIAGFPIASFLMSIFTRAYLNLRKIKLYDVGVKDFIALLLLSVVAALPIYILGFIVFAYYALSNKNLFSWVIKVSNVIGFSSNDRILAIFLVSVAIFIPQDVLMDHVIAISTAKAISSYLKQRGVVIEQNC; encoded by the coding sequence ATGACTATATGTAGCAAATCCATAGCTACACAAGTTCTACTCCTCGCATTTTCAACATTAATAGCTGTTTTAACTGGTATACTAGCTCAAGCTAGCTTTTTTCTAGGCCCCATACCCTATACCATGCAAAATGTGGGAATTATATTAGGTGGTTTGCTTCTTCCACCAAAGCATGCCCTTTTTTCTCAGCTTCTCTACATAGTCTTGATAGCTTTGGGTTTGCCCATGGCTTCTGGTTTTAAGGGAGGTCTCCATGTTTTGCTTGGCTATACCGGTGGTTACATAGCTGGATTTCCAATAGCCTCTTTTTTAATGAGCATTTTCACAAGAGCCTATCTTAACTTGAGAAAAATAAAGCTTTATGATGTTGGTGTAAAGGATTTCATAGCTTTACTTCTTCTTTCAGTTGTAGCTGCTTTGCCTATTTACATCTTAGGTTTTATAGTCTTTGCTTACTATGCTTTATCAAATAAAAATTTGTTTTCATGGGTAATAAAAGTTTCAAATGTCATTGGTTTTTCAAGCAATGACAGGATACTGGCTATATTTCTAGTTTCTGTAGCTATTTTCATTCCACAGGATGTTTTAATGGATCATGTAATTGCAATATCTACTGCAAAAGCTATTTCTTCTTATTTAAAGCAAAGAGGTGTTGTTATTGAGCAAAATTGTTAA
- a CDS encoding ribonuclease P protein component 4, with protein MKRRESISIRDIALERMDILFRLGVEAVKNGYIDLAKRYGELIRRISMRNRIKIPREMRRWICKNCYTIMVPGFNARVRTRRDGKVLRVVTRCLYCGWIHRYQFVRRGSNES; from the coding sequence ATGAAGAGACGTGAGAGCATTAGTATTAGAGATATTGCTTTAGAGAGAATGGATATTTTATTTAGGTTAGGTGTTGAAGCTGTTAAGAATGGTTACATAGACTTGGCTAAGAGGTATGGAGAGTTGATAAGAAGAATTTCTATGAGGAATAGAATTAAAATTCCGAGAGAAATGCGAAGGTGGATTTGCAAAAACTGCTACACTATTATGGTGCCAGGATTCAATGCAAGAGTCAGAACACGTAGAGATGGAAAAGTTTTAAGAGTTGTAACAAGATGTCTTTATTGTGGTTGGATACATAGGTATCAATTTGTGAGGAGAGGAAGTAATGAAAGTTAA
- a CDS encoding YhbY family RNA-binding protein translates to MKVKGSFKELKKLKIAQHRADVNIGKLGLHEGVVEEIKRRLKDHGIVKIRILKSARNIVSGDDVKKLAELLNAFLADERGYTYVLISRKREKKARKGI, encoded by the coding sequence ATGAAAGTTAAAGGAAGTTTTAAGGAGCTTAAAAAGCTTAAGATAGCTCAGCATAGAGCTGATGTGAATATAGGAAAACTTGGTTTGCATGAAGGTGTTGTCGAGGAAATAAAGAGACGCTTAAAAGATCATGGAATTGTGAAGATAAGAATATTGAAAAGTGCTCGAAACATTGTAAGCGGAGATGATGTAAAGAAGCTTGCCGAACTTCTTAATGCTTTTCTTGCAGATGAAAGAGGATATACATATGTGCTTATAAGCAGAAAGCGTGAAAAGAAAGCAAGAAAAGGTATTTAG
- a CDS encoding 30S ribosomal protein S19e, translating into MVTVRDVPADMLIKRLAEYLKSNVPMVKPPQWALFSKTGSHRERVPDNADWWYVRAAAILRKLYLAEEPLGIETFRTIFGGLKRRGSAPPHFRKCGGSNIRKILQQLEKAGLVKKTERGRVISDEGRKLLDRMALEIFKDLLRTSPELSKYAPKSLIAATS; encoded by the coding sequence ATGGTCACTGTTAGAGATGTTCCAGCAGATATGCTGATAAAGAGACTAGCCGAGTATCTAAAAAGCAATGTTCCTATGGTTAAACCTCCACAATGGGCTTTATTCTCAAAAACAGGTTCTCACAGAGAAAGAGTTCCTGATAATGCAGACTGGTGGTATGTAAGAGCTGCTGCAATTCTTAGAAAGCTTTACCTAGCTGAAGAACCTCTGGGAATAGAAACCTTCAGAACAATTTTTGGTGGTTTAAAAAGAAGAGGGTCGGCACCACCTCACTTTAGGAAATGTGGAGGATCTAATATAAGAAAGATTTTACAGCAACTAGAAAAAGCTGGACTTGTAAAAAAGACGGAAAGAGGAAGGGTAATATCAGATGAGGGGAGAAAACTATTAGACAGAATGGCTTTGGAAATATTCAAGGATTTATTAAGAACATCGCCAGAACTTTCAAAATACGCCCCCAAATCACTTATTGCAGCAACAAGTTAA
- a CDS encoding DNA-binding protein, which translates to MYSDSDEVEALLEKRYREILARRREEERRKRELEEEVRRQEILRTILTPEARERLSNIRLVRPEIARAVEDRLIALALQGRISQPITDEELKSILAEIYERTRKDFRISIREK; encoded by the coding sequence ATTTATAGTGATAGTGATGAGGTAGAGGCGTTACTTGAAAAAAGATATAGGGAGATTCTTGCTAGAAGACGCGAAGAGGAGAGGAGAAAAAGAGAGTTAGAGGAAGAAGTAAGAAGACAGGAAATACTAAGAACTATTCTGACTCCAGAAGCTAGGGAAAGACTTTCAAATATTAGGCTTGTTAGACCAGAAATTGCTAGAGCTGTTGAGGATAGGTTAATAGCTCTTGCATTACAGGGTAGAATATCACAGCCTATAACAGATGAGGAGTTAAAGAGTATACTAGCAGAGATCTATGAAAGAACAAGAAAAGATTTTAGGATTAGTATACGTGAAAAATGA
- a CDS encoding 50S ribosomal protein L39e, producing MARNKPLAKKLRLINREKSNQPIPVWVAIKTIRKVMRGYRLRNWRRSKLGDV from the coding sequence ATGGCTAGAAATAAGCCATTGGCTAAAAAGCTTAGGCTCATAAATAGAGAAAAATCTAATCAACCAATACCTGTGTGGGTAGCTATAAAAACAATTAGAAAAGTTATGAGAGGCTATAGACTAAGGAATTGGAGAAGATCCAAGTTGGGTGATGTTTAA
- a CDS encoding 50S ribosomal protein L31e translates to MPKDKNEGIYLIPLRHVYRAGSRRDRGKRVISYIRKFLERHLGGKVILDPAISMFIYSRKIEKPPRKILVRFLKIDNGIYKAMLAVEVKR, encoded by the coding sequence ATGCCTAAGGACAAGAATGAGGGTATATATCTAATACCACTTAGACATGTTTATAGAGCTGGAAGTAGAAGAGATAGGGGTAAGAGAGTAATAAGCTATATAAGAAAGTTTTTGGAAAGGCATTTAGGTGGAAAGGTTATTCTAGATCCAGCAATAAGCATGTTTATCTATAGCAGAAAGATAGAGAAACCACCAAGAAAAATACTGGTGAGGTTTTTAAAGATAGATAATGGTATTTACAAAGCAATGCTTGCTGTTGAGGTGAAGAGGTAA
- a CDS encoding translation initiation factor IF-6: MVIIERTNYKGNPNIGVFVFATDKFVLIPSDSDEKFSKLVSKTLQVPVIRVSIADTSLLGIFIAGNNRGVLVPHIVKDWEFRILKNSIDVNVEVVKTRFTALGNVCLVNDKAALIHPEAYEELKKVVVDVLAVETVEKGIIAGFPTVGSIAFVNNIAGLVHPDANENELEYLSNTFQVPFDIGTVNFGVGFIKSGLVGNTKGILVGDRTTGPEILRISKVFRVVTS, from the coding sequence ATGGTTATTATTGAGAGAACAAATTATAAGGGAAATCCAAATATAGGCGTATTTGTTTTTGCAACAGACAAATTTGTTTTAATACCATCTGATTCTGACGAAAAATTTTCAAAGCTTGTTTCAAAAACTCTTCAAGTTCCTGTAATAAGAGTGTCTATTGCTGATACAAGTTTATTGGGAATATTCATTGCTGGTAACAATAGAGGTGTTTTGGTTCCTCACATTGTTAAAGATTGGGAATTCAGAATTTTGAAGAATAGTATTGATGTAAATGTTGAGGTTGTGAAGACAAGGTTTACAGCACTTGGAAATGTTTGTTTAGTTAATGACAAAGCTGCATTAATTCATCCGGAGGCATATGAAGAATTGAAAAAAGTTGTCGTTGATGTTCTAGCTGTTGAAACAGTTGAGAAAGGTATTATTGCTGGTTTTCCAACAGTTGGTTCAATAGCATTTGTTAATAATATTGCAGGTCTTGTTCATCCTGATGCTAATGAAAATGAGCTTGAGTATTTATCAAATACTTTCCAGGTTCCATTTGACATAGGAACGGTTAATTTTGGAGTTGGATTTATAAAGTCTGGTCTTGTTGGTAATACAAAAGGAATTTTAGTCGGAGATAGAACTACAGGTCCTGAGATTTTGAGAATAAGTAAGGTGTTTAGGGTGGTAACCTCATGA
- the rpl18a gene encoding 50S ribosomal protein L18Ae: MTNVKIYRVEGVMLISADKLPTWQRFSVEVRALNEKHALEYIYSVLGSRHKVKRANIKILKIEEIPLEKAESKYVRDLSTLTRMVIK; encoded by the coding sequence ATGACCAATGTGAAGATATATAGAGTAGAGGGTGTAATGCTAATATCTGCTGACAAGCTGCCAACGTGGCAGAGGTTCTCAGTTGAGGTAAGAGCATTAAATGAGAAACACGCATTAGAATACATATATTCAGTGCTTGGAAGTAGGCATAAGGTGAAGAGAGCAAATATAAAGATACTTAAAATTGAGGAAATACCTTTGGAGAAAGCTGAAAGCAAGTATGTAAGAGACTTGTCCACACTAACTAGAATGGTGATTAAATGA
- the pfdA gene encoding prefoldin subunit alpha codes for MSVDRTRAEEVIQQLLIQLEELREAIRVVQTRSLALSSELQEIRIAYDTLGEIQKLSQQDVFASLDRNGYVFVKAKLLSVDEAIVRLGKEYYISLPIDKAKNVLMEYEKELTEELRETETELRKLTELYNQIQKKIQEYVAMLQKSSISEKRS; via the coding sequence ATGAGTGTAGACAGGACCAGAGCTGAGGAAGTTATTCAACAACTACTTATACAGCTTGAGGAGCTTAGAGAAGCCATTAGAGTTGTTCAAACAAGATCTTTAGCATTATCATCTGAATTACAAGAGATTAGAATTGCTTATGACACACTTGGGGAAATTCAGAAGCTTTCTCAGCAAGATGTGTTTGCTTCATTGGATAGAAATGGCTATGTATTTGTTAAAGCAAAGCTTTTGTCAGTTGATGAAGCTATTGTTAGACTTGGCAAGGAATACTATATATCTTTGCCAATTGATAAAGCTAAGAATGTTCTTATGGAATATGAGAAAGAATTGACAGAAGAGCTTAGAGAAACTGAAACTGAATTAAGAAAATTAACTGAGTTATATAATCAAATTCAGAAGAAAATTCAAGAATATGTAGCTATGCTGCAAAAAAGTAGTATAAGTGAGAAACGAAGCTAA